A part of Streptantibioticus cattleyicolor NRRL 8057 = DSM 46488 genomic DNA contains:
- a CDS encoding DMT family transporter, with amino-acid sequence MPQSVSSPGTSVAVPVVVLTAALLHAVWNGQAHRVGDKLAGFTLISLAYAGFGAVLVWFTPVPGAAAWPYLASSAALQVLYQFLLLRAYQLGDFGQMYPLARGTAPLLVAVVSAAVLGQALPAGEAIGVLVISGGLAGLALADGIPGRDRLPALAAAVGTGVVIAAYTVVDGTGVRHSGTVTGYIAWLFLCQGPVLPLLAWASHGRSLPDRLRPVWWRGLTGGVLSLLAYALVVWAQAHGSLPAVAALRETSILIAALLGTLVFRERFGARRMAASATVLAGITVLELTHG; translated from the coding sequence ATGCCGCAGTCCGTGTCGTCCCCGGGGACGTCGGTCGCCGTGCCCGTCGTCGTACTGACGGCGGCGCTGCTGCACGCGGTGTGGAACGGGCAGGCGCACCGGGTCGGCGACAAGCTGGCCGGGTTCACGCTGATCAGCCTGGCGTACGCGGGGTTCGGCGCGGTGCTGGTGTGGTTCACCCCGGTGCCCGGCGCGGCGGCGTGGCCGTACCTCGCCTCCTCGGCCGCGTTGCAGGTGCTGTACCAGTTCCTGCTGCTGCGCGCCTATCAGCTCGGTGACTTCGGGCAGATGTATCCGCTGGCCCGGGGTACGGCGCCGTTGCTGGTGGCCGTCGTCTCCGCCGCCGTCCTCGGCCAGGCGCTGCCGGCCGGGGAGGCGATCGGGGTGCTGGTGATCTCCGGCGGCCTGGCCGGTCTGGCGCTGGCCGACGGCATACCCGGACGGGACCGGCTCCCGGCACTGGCCGCCGCCGTGGGCACCGGTGTGGTGATCGCCGCGTACACGGTGGTGGACGGCACCGGGGTCCGGCACAGCGGCACCGTCACCGGTTACATCGCCTGGCTCTTCCTGTGCCAGGGCCCGGTGCTGCCGCTGCTGGCCTGGGCGTCGCACGGCAGGTCGCTGCCGGACCGGCTGCGTCCGGTGTGGTGGCGGGGGCTGACCGGCGGGGTGCTGTCACTGCTGGCCTACGCGCTGGTGGTGTGGGCGCAGGCGCACGGCAGTCTGCCCGCGGTCGCCGCGCTGCGCGAGACGAGCATCCTGATCGCCGCGCTGCTGGGCACGCTGGTGTTCCGGGAACGCTTCGGCGCGCGGCGGATGGCGGCGAGCGCCACCGTGCTGGCCGGCATCACCGTGCTCGAACTCACCCATGGCTGA
- a CDS encoding aminotransferase yields the protein MRLSPRTVHEPDSPMGATYALLAGRSGERALLDLAQAAPSYPPAPEMVEHVAKVAHEPDGAAYVPSPGLPRLRDAFAADLTEAYGAPVGAGQMVVTAGCNQAFCLVAQALTVPGDEVIEALPYYFNYDMWLRMNGVVPRYLEPGPGLVPDPAAAEALITPRTKAIVLVTPGNPSGVTIAPEVLAEFYRLAKAHDIALILDETYRTFRDAAEPAHGLFADPEWPRTLISLHSFSKDLAIPGYRVGAVVASPEVNREVMKLLDCVAICPPRVGQEAAWAGLALSRQWRRARAEELTGKRRWLETVLADRPGGFQLLSCGGFFGWIRHPFTGRATDEVVRDLVTRYDTLVIPGTAFLPDDRQVFRVSFGNVDQDGLTEFAGRLRLMSKEFPG from the coding sequence GTGCGACTGAGCCCGCGAACCGTGCACGAGCCCGACTCGCCGATGGGCGCGACGTACGCCCTGCTGGCGGGGCGCAGCGGCGAGCGCGCGCTGCTCGACCTGGCCCAGGCGGCGCCGAGTTACCCGCCCGCGCCCGAGATGGTCGAGCACGTCGCCAAGGTCGCCCACGAACCCGACGGCGCCGCGTACGTACCCAGCCCCGGGCTGCCCCGGCTGCGGGACGCCTTCGCCGCCGACCTCACCGAGGCGTACGGCGCCCCGGTGGGGGCCGGCCAGATGGTGGTCACCGCCGGTTGCAACCAGGCGTTCTGCCTGGTGGCCCAGGCGCTGACGGTACCGGGTGACGAGGTGATCGAGGCCCTGCCGTACTACTTCAACTACGACATGTGGCTGCGGATGAACGGCGTGGTGCCGCGCTACCTGGAGCCCGGGCCCGGCCTGGTGCCCGACCCGGCGGCGGCCGAGGCGCTCATCACGCCGCGCACCAAGGCGATCGTGCTGGTCACCCCGGGCAACCCGAGCGGGGTGACCATTGCGCCGGAAGTCCTCGCGGAGTTCTACCGGTTGGCCAAGGCGCACGACATCGCGCTGATCCTGGACGAGACCTACCGCACCTTCCGCGACGCCGCCGAACCGGCGCACGGGCTCTTCGCCGACCCGGAGTGGCCGCGGACCCTGATCAGCCTGCACAGCTTCTCCAAGGACCTGGCGATCCCGGGCTACCGGGTGGGCGCGGTGGTCGCCTCGCCGGAGGTCAACCGCGAGGTGATGAAGCTCCTCGACTGTGTGGCGATCTGCCCGCCACGCGTGGGACAGGAGGCCGCCTGGGCCGGGCTGGCCCTGTCCCGTCAGTGGCGGCGTGCGCGCGCCGAGGAGCTGACCGGCAAGCGGCGTTGGCTGGAGACCGTGCTCGCCGACCGGCCGGGCGGCTTCCAACTGCTGAGCTGCGGCGGGTTCTTCGGCTGGATCCGCCATCCGTTCACCGGACGCGCCACCGACGAGGTCGTGCGCGACCTCGTCACCCGCTACGACACGCTCGTCATCCCCGGCACCGCCTTCCTCCCCGACGACCGCCAGGTCTTCCGGGTCAGCTTCGGCAACGTCGACCAGGACGGCCTCACCGAGTTCGCCGGACGGCTGCGGCTGATGTCCAAGGAGTTCCCGGGGTAG